The Rhodopirellula bahusiensis DNA segment CACCGTGGTGTCAACCTTGCATCGCCATGAAGCCGACGATTCGTGAACTTGCATCGGAGTTGTCCGGCGAAGTCAAAGTCGCAGAACTCAATATCGAGCAAAACCCGTTCATCAAGGAAAAGTACCACATCGACAAATACCCAATGCTGCTGATTTTTGTGGATGGGAAAGAAGTAGAGCGTCTGGTCGGGTTGAAATCGAAAGAATACTTGAACGATGCGATCGGAGTCTACATCCGTGATCAAACGAGAGCCGAGCAATGAGCGACGTTGAGAAGAGTCAAGACGATCCGGATAACGAAAATGAGCGTCGGACGCTCATTTGGGTGCTGCTCATTAATTTCTCTCAGGCATTACTGGCGGGGATCGTCGGCTTCCTCGCTCAATCAACAGGATTGTTAGGCGCGGGGCTGGATAACCTCGGCGACTCGTTTGTCTATTTCGCAAGTCTGTACGCGGTAGGTCGTTCAGCCACCGCAAAATCACGCGTCGCCAAGTTATCGGGCGTTTTACTGGTTGCCATGGCCGTCGGCTTGGTGGTGGACGTGGTACGCCGCTTCCTTTCCGGCTCCGAACCCGTCGGCTGGGCAATGATTGTCGTGGCAATCATCAACGCTGCGACCAATTTGGTGTGCCTGCGACTGCTTCGATCTCATCGAGATGAGGGTGTTCATCTCAATGCCTCATGGATTTTTACAACCAACGATATGATCGCCAACCTTGGCATTGTGCTATCCGGTATTGCCGTCATTTTCTTTCGGTCACAAGTTCCCGATTTGGTGATCGGAGTGCTCGTCGCTGGAATCGTGGTCAAAGGTGGTTTTGAGATTTTGTCAAGTGCAAAAGAGGCCAAGCAAAGCGGCTCGGCGGAATTGGCAGCGACGGAAAAGTGATTCCTGCCGCAAATAATTGAACGAACGAACACAAGTGAAACTTATTGAAACTTCGAGGACGAAACATGACCCGAATGCCCAGCAATACTTCCTTCGACGACACGCTTGCTCTCGCCCGCGATCCCTATCGTTTTATCTCCAAGCAATGTGAGCGACACGGCTCGGATGCGTTCGAAACCCGGCTGTTGCTTCAAAAGGTCATCTGCATTCGAGGCGAGGAAGCCGCCAGGGTTTTCTACGATACTTCGCGATTCTCCCGCGTCGGTGTGGCGCCATCACGGATTGCCAAGACCTTGTTTGGCCGCGGTGGGGTGCAGGGCATGGACGGGAACGCCCACCGCCATCGCAAGATGATGTTCATGTCGTTGCTGACCGAAGACAAGATCGGCGGACTGACGCAGCTTGCTCGCGACATCTGGAACCGTCGAATTCTGCAATGGTCACGCATGGATCAGGTCGTGCTTTACCGACAGGCTCAGGAAGTTCTCACCGAAGCGGTTTGTCAGTGGGCAGGCGTGCCGCTCGATCCCGCCGATGTGGATCGCAGGACCAGCGAGCTGGCGGCGCTTTTTGACTATGCAGGCAGTATTGGTCCAAACCATTGGTGGGCAAGGATCGCACGCAAACGCAACGAGGCTTGGCTGCGTGGAATCATCGAACAAATTCGTGCTGGAACCTATCAACCCCTCGAAGACACCGCCGCATTCATCGTCGCCAACCATCGCGATCTCGATGGAAACTTGCTCGACGCTCAAATCGCTGCGGTCGAGCTAAACAACATTTTGCGTCCAACGGTCGCCGTGTCGGCTTACATCGTTCAGTGTGCGCACGCCTTGAACGAGCATCCTGTGATTCGCGAACAACTTCGCGATGGCTCCACGGATGATTTGCATTGCTTTGTGCAGGAGGTCCGGCGTTACTATCCATTCTTTCCGTTTGCCGGAGCAAAGGTGAAAGAATCATTCGAGTGGCACGGTTACCACTTTCCGAGCGGTCGGAATGTGCTGCTGGACCTATACGGCACCAACCATGATCCACGTCCTTGGAACCAGCCAGAATCGTTCAGACCATCCCGTTTTCGCGAATGGGACGGGAATCCATTCACCTTGATACCTCAAGGCGGCGGCGATCACTACCAGAACCACCGCTGCCCCGGCGAATGGATCGCGATCGAGCAAATGAAAGCGGCCACCGACGTGCTCGTCAACCGATGCAGCTACGAGATCCCGGAACAGGATTTGCAAATTGCGATTGATCGACTTCCCGCCATTCCCGCTGACCACTTTGCCATGACGAACATTCAACTGCTAAGAGAAGTGCGATGAGCGAGGAACGAGCAAAATTGATACGCCGGGGTCGCAATGTCGAAATTGCCAGCCTGATCTACAACATCACCGAAGTGACCATTTCGCTAACGGCCGGATTCATGACGGGCAGTTCGGCGCTGATCAGTTGGGGCGTCGATAGCATCGTCGAAGCGAACTCCGCCGCGTTCATGATCTGGCAATTGAACGGCGAAGCCAAAGGTATCAACGAGCGAGACAAGCGGAAGAGAAAGAAGATCGCGTTAGGGGTTCTCTCGGGTGCCTTTACGATTGCTGTCTTATTCATCTGTTACGAGGCGATCAGCAAGTTCATCAGCCAAGAAACTGCGTCGATGTCGTGGTGGGGCATTGGCATCTTGCTGGTGTCGTTGGTCGTCAACCCGATGCTGGCATGGGGCAAGTATCGCTACGGCAAGAAGACCGATTCGGCGACTCTGAAATACGACGCCATTGACACGATGATCTGCGAGTACCAAACCATTGTCGTGCTGATCGGCGTCGGTCTGGTGCAGTGGCAAGGTTGGTGGTGGGCCGATCCGGTGGCTGCACTGTTGATCGTTCCCTATGTGGCTTGGGAAGCCTACGAGTCTGGACGCGACGCATGGCAAGTTCAAATCGACGAGGAAGACAACGATGAGTGATACAAACAACATGCAACTTAAAATTCACGGCATGGATTGTGCCGAAGAAGTATCGTTGATCAAACGCGAACTGGTGCCGCTGCTCGGTGGTGATGAGCGTTTGGGTTTCGACTTGCTTAATGGGCGACTGACCGTTGATCTTGATGGCGTCGATGTTACCGCCGGGGATGTGCTGGCCGCGATCGAGCGGACGGGGTTGAAGGCCGAGACATGGGAGAGCTCTCAACAGTCATCCGACAGACGATCGTTCTGGGCAAGCCATCAACGCGCGATCATGACCGCGATCAGCGGTGTTTTCGGCGGGATCGGGCTGGTGATTCATTTGCTCTCAGGCGGATTCGACGGGGCCGTCGCAACGCCCGCGATCGTTTGCTACCTGATCGGAATTTTGGCCGGACTGTATTTGGTGCTACCGAAAGCTTGGCGAGCACTGGTCACCTTGCGGCCTGACATGAATTTGCTGATGTCGGTCGCGGTGATCGGGGCGATCGCGATCGGCGAATGGTTTGAGGGAGCGGCGGTCGCATTCCTGTTTTCGCTGTCGTTGTTGCTGGAATCATGGAGCATCGGTCGGGCTAGACGGGCGATCGCTTCGCTCATGGACCTGACGCCGCCGGTCGCTCACCTGCGACACGAATCTGGAGAAGTCCGCGACGTTGTTCCTGCCGAGGTGCCGGTTGGTTCGACCCTGATCATTCGACCGGGCGAGAAAATACCGCTCGATGGGGAAGTCACCGTGGGCATTAGCGACGTCAATCAGGCACCGATCACCGGCGAAAGCGTGCCAGTCGAAAAGCAGGTCGGTAGTGAGGTGTTCGCTGGAACGATTAACGGCGACGGCTTGCTGGAAATGCGAAGCACCAAAGCCGCTGAAGACACGACGTTGGCCCGCATTATTCAAATGGTCGGCGACGCCGGATCGAAGCGTGCTCCGTCAGAAAAGTGGGTAGAGAAGTTTGCCGCGGTCTACACACCGGTGGTGATGGCGGTCGCGTTGTTGATGCTTTTAATTCCGACTTTGCTGCTCGGACAACCATGGTCGGTTTGGATCTATCGGTCGCTGGTGTTGCTGGTCATCGCCTGCCCATGTGCATTGGTCATTTCTACACCGGTGTCGGTCGTCGCATCGCTGGCCGCCGCTGCACGCAATGGCGTGTTGGTTAAAGGCGGCGTGTTCATCGAGCTACCTGGTAAGCTGGTCGCGATCGCGATGGATAAGACCGGGACGCTAACCAAGGGTGCCCCCGAAGTCATCGACGTCGTTCCGATGAACGACCACGACGAAGAAGAATTGCTAACGCGCGGCGGAGCCTTGGAACTCAATAGCAACCATCCGCTCGCACGAGCCATCGTTGATGAAACCAAGAAACGTGGCATGACGATGCCGCCAGCCGAATCGTTCGAAACGATTCAAGGCAAGGGGGCGACCGGAGTCATCGACGGAAAAACTTTCTGGCTCGGTTCGCATCGCTATCTGGAACAACGCGGACAGGAAACCCCGGAAGTTCGCCAACAACTTGAAGCGATGCAGGAGGCCGGGCGAACCGTCGTCGTGATCGGCAATGACCAGCACGTCTGCGGCTTTATCACGCTCGCCGATGCCATCCGTGACGAGACTCGAGAGGCAATCAAGACTTTGCACCAAGTCGGCATCAAACAGATCGTGATGTTGACCGGCGACAACGAAGGCACCGCCAAAGCGATCGGCAAGGAGTCCGGTATCGACGAAGTCCACGCGGAGTTGTTGCCTGAAGACAAAGTCGCGGCGGTCGAACAACTCGTTTCACGTTACGAGCATGTCGCGATGATCGGCGATGGCGTGAATGACGCACCCGCTCTAGCCCGGGCTTCATTGGGACTTGCGATGGGAGCGGCGGGAAGCGACGCCGCGATTGAAACAGCAGACATCGCCCTCATGTCCGACGACCTGTCGAAACTACCTTGGCTGATCGAGCACTCGCGACGAACGTTGTCCATCATTCGCCAGAACATTTGGTTTTCACTGGCAATCAAAGCATTGTTCGTCGTGCTGACCTTGGCGGGAGTGGCATCACTGTGGGCCGCCATCGCCGCCGACATGGGAGCGTCGCTGTTGGTGATCGCCAACGGTCTGAGGCTGCTCCGCGGGTAAGCCGGCACAATCGTTACGACCCGAATGCGAATTCTAACGGATGCTCGTACACACCGGATCGCAACTAACAAACCGGTCTTGCCCGTCCGATGGAATAGGTGGGCTGGTCTGTATTTACACGGAGAAACACGCGGTGATCGCGAACGATAGGACCAGTACGCACCGACGGTGAGCAAAACGCTTGTTGCTTTTGGCGGCTTTGGGTTTCACGACTGGCTGTCAGACCGTCGGGCAGCATTTCACTCAACCGACACCAAGGGACTACGTCCCAGCAACGAACCAAACGCAGGTTGTTCAGCAACCCGCTGCGGTTCGGACGGTCGCGTTCACCGATGAGGGTGACGCTGACGACTTGCGGGTTGAAGACCTTAACGAGTTGGACGAACTCGGCGTCGAGCT contains these protein-coding regions:
- a CDS encoding thioredoxin family protein; translation: MRTICLLTFGVLSAAMFGCDRSESPATDEKVRLSGVTPVELTDANFQREVIESEFPVLVDMWAPWCQPCIAMKPTIRELASELSGEVKVAELNIEQNPFIKEKYHIDKYPMLLIFVDGKEVERLVGLKSKEYLNDAIGVYIRDQTRAEQ
- a CDS encoding cation transporter, coding for MSDVEKSQDDPDNENERRTLIWVLLINFSQALLAGIVGFLAQSTGLLGAGLDNLGDSFVYFASLYAVGRSATAKSRVAKLSGVLLVAMAVGLVVDVVRRFLSGSEPVGWAMIVVAIINAATNLVCLRLLRSHRDEGVHLNASWIFTTNDMIANLGIVLSGIAVIFFRSQVPDLVIGVLVAGIVVKGGFEILSSAKEAKQSGSAELAATEK
- a CDS encoding cytochrome P450 gives rise to the protein MTRMPSNTSFDDTLALARDPYRFISKQCERHGSDAFETRLLLQKVICIRGEEAARVFYDTSRFSRVGVAPSRIAKTLFGRGGVQGMDGNAHRHRKMMFMSLLTEDKIGGLTQLARDIWNRRILQWSRMDQVVLYRQAQEVLTEAVCQWAGVPLDPADVDRRTSELAALFDYAGSIGPNHWWARIARKRNEAWLRGIIEQIRAGTYQPLEDTAAFIVANHRDLDGNLLDAQIAAVELNNILRPTVAVSAYIVQCAHALNEHPVIREQLRDGSTDDLHCFVQEVRRYYPFFPFAGAKVKESFEWHGYHFPSGRNVLLDLYGTNHDPRPWNQPESFRPSRFREWDGNPFTLIPQGGGDHYQNHRCPGEWIAIEQMKAATDVLVNRCSYEIPEQDLQIAIDRLPAIPADHFAMTNIQLLREVR
- a CDS encoding cation diffusion facilitator family transporter, which codes for MSEERAKLIRRGRNVEIASLIYNITEVTISLTAGFMTGSSALISWGVDSIVEANSAAFMIWQLNGEAKGINERDKRKRKKIALGVLSGAFTIAVLFICYEAISKFISQETASMSWWGIGILLVSLVVNPMLAWGKYRYGKKTDSATLKYDAIDTMICEYQTIVVLIGVGLVQWQGWWWADPVAALLIVPYVAWEAYESGRDAWQVQIDEEDNDE
- a CDS encoding heavy metal translocating P-type ATPase; translated protein: MSDTNNMQLKIHGMDCAEEVSLIKRELVPLLGGDERLGFDLLNGRLTVDLDGVDVTAGDVLAAIERTGLKAETWESSQQSSDRRSFWASHQRAIMTAISGVFGGIGLVIHLLSGGFDGAVATPAIVCYLIGILAGLYLVLPKAWRALVTLRPDMNLLMSVAVIGAIAIGEWFEGAAVAFLFSLSLLLESWSIGRARRAIASLMDLTPPVAHLRHESGEVRDVVPAEVPVGSTLIIRPGEKIPLDGEVTVGISDVNQAPITGESVPVEKQVGSEVFAGTINGDGLLEMRSTKAAEDTTLARIIQMVGDAGSKRAPSEKWVEKFAAVYTPVVMAVALLMLLIPTLLLGQPWSVWIYRSLVLLVIACPCALVISTPVSVVASLAAAARNGVLVKGGVFIELPGKLVAIAMDKTGTLTKGAPEVIDVVPMNDHDEEELLTRGGALELNSNHPLARAIVDETKKRGMTMPPAESFETIQGKGATGVIDGKTFWLGSHRYLEQRGQETPEVRQQLEAMQEAGRTVVVIGNDQHVCGFITLADAIRDETREAIKTLHQVGIKQIVMLTGDNEGTAKAIGKESGIDEVHAELLPEDKVAAVEQLVSRYEHVAMIGDGVNDAPALARASLGLAMGAAGSDAAIETADIALMSDDLSKLPWLIEHSRRTLSIIRQNIWFSLAIKALFVVLTLAGVASLWAAIAADMGASLLVIANGLRLLRG